One part of the Polycyclovorans algicola TG408 genome encodes these proteins:
- the hemB gene encoding porphobilinogen synthase, with product MLGAFPKTRPRRLRQAPFIRELVRETRVSPGNLVQPLFVAEGALAGPIAAMPGCTRLTLEALALEARRLVELGIPAIALFPVIPQALKSDRGEEALNPDGLVPRAIAVVKAAAPTLGVIVDIALDPYTTHGHDGLLDANGAVDNDATVEVLRKQALAYARAGADVVAPSDMMDGRIGEIRRVLERDGLHDVLILSYAAKYASAFYGPFRDAVGSSANLGKSGKQTYQMDPANTDEALREVALDLAEGADMVMVKPGMPYLDIIRRVKTEFGVPVAAYQVSGEYSMMKAAAAQGMLDERAVLMEALTCLHRGGADIIFTYYAAQAAEWLREQTR from the coding sequence ATGCTTGGCGCCTTCCCCAAAACCCGTCCCCGCCGCTTGCGGCAAGCACCCTTCATTCGCGAGCTGGTGCGCGAGACGCGGGTGTCGCCCGGCAACCTTGTGCAGCCGCTGTTTGTTGCCGAAGGCGCGCTCGCCGGGCCCATTGCTGCGATGCCGGGCTGCACCCGGCTGACGCTTGAGGCGCTGGCGCTTGAGGCGCGGCGGCTGGTCGAGCTTGGCATCCCGGCCATCGCCCTGTTTCCGGTGATTCCGCAGGCACTCAAGTCCGACCGGGGCGAAGAAGCGCTCAACCCTGATGGCTTGGTGCCGCGCGCTATCGCGGTGGTGAAGGCGGCCGCGCCCACGCTCGGCGTGATTGTCGACATCGCGCTCGACCCATACACCACTCACGGACACGACGGGCTGCTGGATGCCAATGGCGCGGTCGACAACGACGCCACCGTGGAAGTGTTGCGCAAACAGGCTTTGGCCTACGCGCGCGCCGGGGCCGATGTGGTGGCGCCGTCCGACATGATGGATGGCCGCATTGGCGAGATTCGCCGCGTGCTGGAACGCGACGGCCTGCACGACGTGTTGATTCTGTCTTATGCCGCCAAGTACGCCAGCGCGTTTTACGGCCCGTTCCGCGACGCGGTGGGCTCGTCGGCCAACCTCGGCAAGTCCGGCAAGCAGACCTACCAGATGGACCCCGCCAACACCGACGAGGCCCTGCGCGAAGTGGCGCTGGATCTCGCCGAAGGTGCCGACATGGTCATGGTCAAGCCCGGCATGCCCTATCTCGACATCATTCGCCGGGTGAAGACCGAATTTGGCGTGCCGGTGGCCGCCTACCAAGTGTCCGGTGAGTACAGCATGATGAAAGCCGCCGCCGCTCAAGGCATGCTCGACGAGCGTGCGGTGCTGATGGAAGCGCTCACCTGTCTGCATCGCGGCGGCGCCGACATCATCTTCACCTACTACGCCGCGCAGGCCGCCGAGTGGCTACGGGAACAGACCCGATGA
- the tatB gene encoding Sec-independent protein translocase protein TatB: MLDFSFAEIAIVLVIALVVLGPEKLPRAARGLGRWVGTAKGYMRNLTAELDRETRASDLRKELEEAHRLLKEKAGEAESSMRGEMTDLKDKVTPRNPFSDTASSIEAQTRSLGDSISDKPSAPDNKDKT, encoded by the coding sequence ATGCTGGATTTCAGCTTTGCCGAGATCGCCATTGTTCTGGTGATTGCGCTGGTGGTGCTCGGCCCCGAAAAGCTGCCGAGGGCGGCGCGTGGCCTGGGCCGCTGGGTCGGCACCGCCAAGGGTTACATGCGCAACCTGACGGCCGAGCTCGACCGTGAAACCCGCGCCAGTGACCTGCGCAAAGAGCTCGAAGAAGCGCACCGGCTGCTTAAAGAAAAGGCTGGCGAAGCGGAGTCAAGCATGCGCGGCGAAATGACCGACCTCAAAGACAAGGTCACCCCGCGCAATCCGTTCAGCGATACCGCATCCAGCATCGAGGCACAGACCCGATCGCTGGGTGATTCGATTTCAGACAAGCCGTCCGCACCCGACAACAAAGACAAAACATGA
- the glpK gene encoding glycerol kinase GlpK — MTALLALDQGTTSTRAILFSREGKALGSHQIELPQSYPKSGWVEHDAALIAEHAQAVIVGALKSASLQASDVAGMGITNQRETTVVWDRTTGQPIHPAIVWQDRRTAKWCADRAERSAWLSEKTGLLLDPYFSATKIAWILDKVDGARARAEKGELAFGTIDCWLIWTLTGGKRHVTDATNACRTALFNLDTQDWDDELLDFFGVPRAMLPEVLDSAADFGTSEIEGLDAPIAIAGVAGDQQAATVGQACFSPGMIKSTYGTGCFMVLNTGTQRVASRNRLLTTVAYRLKGQPTFALEGSIFVAGAAVQWLRDAMHLISNAGETAEIAASIEHTNGVYLVPAFTGLGAPYWDPEARGAIFGLTRDSGIAHIVRAALESVGYQTRDLMNAMREDAVPPKELRVDGGMVVNDWLTQNLADTLQIPVVRPEVIETTALGAAFLAGLQTGVYASLDDISALWAEQRRFTPSLVTNDAERRYAGWREAVRRVKTG; from the coding sequence ATGACGGCACTACTGGCCCTTGACCAGGGCACCACCAGCACCCGCGCCATCCTTTTTTCCCGCGAAGGCAAGGCCCTCGGCAGCCACCAGATCGAACTGCCGCAGTCGTACCCGAAGTCCGGGTGGGTGGAACACGACGCTGCGCTGATTGCCGAACACGCCCAAGCGGTCATTGTTGGCGCGCTCAAAAGCGCTAGCCTCCAAGCCTCGGATGTTGCCGGCATGGGCATCACCAACCAACGTGAAACCACGGTGGTATGGGACCGCACCACCGGCCAACCCATCCACCCCGCCATCGTCTGGCAAGACCGCCGCACCGCCAAATGGTGCGCCGACCGCGCCGAGCGCTCGGCGTGGCTTTCAGAGAAAACGGGGCTGCTGCTCGATCCTTATTTCTCGGCCACCAAGATCGCCTGGATACTCGACAAGGTGGACGGTGCCCGTGCCCGCGCCGAAAAAGGTGAGCTGGCCTTCGGCACCATCGACTGCTGGCTAATCTGGACCCTGACCGGCGGCAAGCGTCACGTCACCGACGCCACCAACGCCTGCCGCACCGCGCTGTTTAACCTCGACACGCAGGACTGGGACGACGAACTGCTGGACTTCTTCGGCGTGCCGCGCGCGATGCTACCCGAGGTGCTCGACAGCGCCGCCGACTTCGGCACCAGCGAAATCGAAGGCCTTGACGCGCCCATCGCCATCGCCGGGGTTGCCGGTGACCAGCAGGCCGCCACCGTCGGCCAGGCCTGCTTTTCGCCAGGCATGATCAAGTCGACCTACGGCACCGGCTGCTTCATGGTGCTCAACACCGGCACGCAGCGCGTCGCCTCACGCAACCGGCTGCTGACCACTGTGGCCTATCGCCTCAAGGGGCAGCCCACCTTCGCGCTGGAGGGCAGCATTTTCGTCGCCGGCGCGGCGGTGCAATGGCTGCGCGACGCCATGCACCTGATCTCCAATGCCGGAGAAACCGCCGAGATCGCAGCGTCCATCGAGCACACCAACGGCGTCTATCTGGTGCCGGCCTTCACCGGCCTGGGCGCACCGTACTGGGACCCGGAAGCGCGCGGCGCCATCTTTGGCCTGACGCGGGACTCCGGCATCGCCCACATCGTTCGCGCCGCGCTGGAGTCGGTCGGCTACCAGACCCGCGACCTGATGAATGCCATGCGCGAAGACGCCGTGCCGCCCAAAGAGTTGCGCGTCGACGGCGGCATGGTGGTCAACGACTGGCTCACCCAGAACCTCGCCGACACCCTGCAGATTCCGGTGGTGCGCCCCGAAGTGATCGAAACCACCGCGCTGGGTGCCGCGTTTCTCGCGGGTTTGCAGACCGGGGTCTACGCCTCGCTGGATGACATCAGCGCGCTGTGGGCCGAGCAGCGACGCTTCACCCCAAGTCTCGTCACAAACGATGCCGAGCGTCGATATGCTGGCTGGCGCGAAGCGGTCAGGCGCGTCAAAACCGGATGA
- a CDS encoding sigma-70 family RNA polymerase sigma factor: MAQPRVPDEAESLAALLRATAAKDMRAFRLLYDATSSHLLGVLMRILRHRERAEDALQDCYLRIWNKADSYAEERGHPLAWMMTIARYRALDLIRAHREHRSTDEEALPMDLDWADASDAPDNQAETDEHLHRLNHCLEELSDEQRKAVMLAYYEGYTHPELAERMRSPLGTVKSWVRRGLQRLRECLEP; encoded by the coding sequence ATGGCACAACCCCGAGTCCCTGACGAAGCTGAGTCGCTGGCTGCGCTACTGCGTGCCACCGCAGCCAAAGACATGCGCGCGTTTCGACTGCTTTACGACGCGACCTCCTCGCATCTGCTGGGGGTACTGATGCGTATTCTTCGCCATCGTGAGCGGGCGGAGGATGCCTTGCAGGATTGCTACCTCAGAATCTGGAACAAGGCCGACTCCTATGCCGAAGAACGGGGTCATCCGTTGGCGTGGATGATGACCATTGCCCGCTATCGCGCGCTCGACCTGATCCGCGCCCACCGCGAACACCGTTCGACCGACGAAGAGGCCCTGCCAATGGACCTCGACTGGGCCGACGCCAGCGACGCGCCCGACAACCAGGCGGAAACCGATGAGCACCTGCACCGCCTCAACCACTGTCTTGAAGAACTCTCTGATGAGCAGCGCAAGGCCGTGATGCTGGCGTACTACGAAGGCTATACCCATCCCGAACTGGCCGAGCGCATGCGCAGCCCCCTGGGCACCGTGAAAAGTTGGGTACGCCGCGGTTTGCAGCGCCTTCGGGAATGCCTGGAACCATGA
- the hisF gene encoding imidazole glycerol phosphate synthase subunit HisF yields MLAKRIVPCLDIDRGRVVKGVKFESITDAGDPVEVARRYDQQGADELVFLDITASSDDRPTLFKTVEAVAREIYIPLTVGGGVRTCADVRALLSAGADKVSINTAAVDRPQLVAEAGDRYGVQCIVVAIDAKRVNKKKEPLRWEVFTHGGRRSTGIDAVEWAVRMAKLGAGELLVTSMDRDGTKEGYDHELLRAISDQVSVPLIASGGVGELKHLYEGLIEGGADAVLAASIFHHGTHTVGEAKRYLKGKGVNIRL; encoded by the coding sequence ATGCTTGCCAAACGCATCGTGCCCTGCCTCGACATCGACCGTGGCCGGGTGGTCAAGGGCGTCAAGTTTGAATCGATCACCGATGCCGGCGATCCGGTCGAAGTCGCGCGTCGCTACGATCAGCAAGGCGCCGACGAGTTGGTGTTTCTCGACATCACCGCCAGCAGCGACGACCGACCGACCCTGTTCAAGACCGTCGAGGCCGTGGCCCGCGAAATTTACATTCCGTTGACCGTGGGCGGCGGCGTGCGCACCTGCGCCGACGTGCGCGCCCTGCTCTCGGCCGGCGCCGACAAGGTGAGCATCAACACCGCCGCCGTCGATCGCCCGCAACTGGTCGCTGAAGCCGGTGACCGCTACGGCGTGCAGTGCATCGTCGTGGCCATCGACGCCAAGCGCGTCAACAAAAAGAAAGAGCCGCTGCGTTGGGAAGTCTTCACCCATGGCGGGCGACGCTCGACCGGCATAGATGCCGTGGAGTGGGCGGTGCGAATGGCCAAACTGGGGGCGGGCGAGTTGCTGGTCACCAGCATGGACCGCGACGGCACCAAGGAAGGCTACGACCACGAATTGCTGCGCGCCATCAGCGACCAGGTCTCGGTACCGCTGATCGCCAGCGGCGGTGTCGGTGAGCTGAAGCACCTTTACGAAGGACTGATCGAGGGCGGCGCTGACGCCGTGCTGGCGGCAAGCATCTTTCACCATGGCACCCATACCGTCGGTGAGGCCAAGCGCTATTTGAAGGGCAAGGGTGTCAACATTCGCCTCTGA
- the aroE gene encoding shikimate dehydrogenase, which yields MKRFAVIGQPVAHSLSPRIHAAFAAAAGIELDYQALAIDEADLATRLDALHDEGWAGFNVTLPHKQTVMARCEDLSEAARRAGAVNTLTRTDSGWQGDNTDGTGLVRDLARAGVVTAGQRVLILGAGGAARGIIAPLLATRPASLVISNRNPWKPEALSEAFADLGTLTPRTHWALKGDAFDLVINATSAGHSGPMPPMPDELFADGAVAYDLSYGTAHAPFAEWAKAEGARVVHDGLGMLVEQAAASFARWHGVTPDTAPVLKALR from the coding sequence ATGAAACGCTTCGCGGTGATCGGTCAGCCGGTGGCGCACAGCCTGTCGCCACGCATTCACGCGGCGTTCGCCGCCGCCGCCGGCATTGAACTGGACTACCAGGCGCTCGCCATCGACGAGGCGGATCTGGCCACACGGCTAGACGCCCTGCACGACGAAGGCTGGGCCGGTTTCAATGTGACGCTGCCGCACAAGCAGACGGTGATGGCACGGTGCGAGGACCTGAGCGAGGCCGCGCGGCGGGCGGGCGCGGTCAACACGCTGACCCGAACCGACAGCGGCTGGCAGGGCGACAACACTGATGGCACCGGACTGGTGCGTGACCTTGCGCGAGCGGGCGTCGTGACGGCGGGCCAACGGGTGCTGATTCTCGGGGCTGGCGGCGCTGCGCGCGGCATCATCGCCCCGCTGCTGGCGACCCGACCGGCATCGTTGGTCATCTCCAATCGCAACCCCTGGAAGCCCGAAGCGTTGAGCGAAGCCTTCGCCGATCTTGGGACCCTGACACCACGCACCCACTGGGCGCTCAAGGGTGATGCCTTTGATCTGGTCATCAACGCCACCTCGGCGGGGCACAGTGGCCCCATGCCACCCATGCCGGACGAACTGTTCGCCGACGGCGCCGTGGCTTACGACCTCAGCTACGGCACCGCCCACGCGCCATTTGCCGAGTGGGCCAAGGCCGAGGGCGCGCGCGTCGTTCACGATGGCCTTGGCATGCTGGTCGAGCAGGCGGCCGCGAGTTTTGCGCGCTGGCATGGCGTGACGCCCGACACGGCGCCGGTGCTTAAAGCCCTGCGTTAG
- a CDS encoding anti-sigma factor, which produces MSTWNAKLRSMLAAAYVLGTLRGPARAAMKQRLARDANLRAAVYRWERHFSVLNRGFKPVLPSEGQWKRLEAAAAKIAAAPPPAAAKGDHPVTSIPPLTATRPGARAKAPATEASASPARGGRRQPPALGPQHADPATPTVAPPVSPPTAPRGPTVSGPITPRATRPDTAGRRSSRRAARPPSGPLPLLKIWAVAASLLAVVLGGLLGVSLTDEGAQVPEPQGLLMAALATDGGRWVVQATADGEQILVQVEGNPKMPDNRSAELWWIGEDGTPVSVGVLPMTGRQVHTREGLTGDEPVPTFAVSIEPEGGSPTGAPTGKVITTFTAVRSL; this is translated from the coding sequence ATGAGCACCTGGAACGCCAAACTGCGCTCGATGCTGGCTGCCGCGTACGTGCTCGGCACCCTACGCGGACCGGCGCGTGCCGCCATGAAGCAGCGGCTGGCCCGTGACGCCAATCTGCGCGCAGCCGTTTATCGCTGGGAGCGACATTTCAGCGTGCTCAATCGCGGCTTCAAGCCGGTTCTGCCCTCTGAAGGCCAGTGGAAGCGTCTTGAAGCGGCTGCCGCCAAGATCGCCGCTGCGCCGCCGCCCGCTGCGGCCAAGGGTGACCACCCCGTGACATCCATTCCGCCGCTGACCGCCACCCGTCCGGGCGCGCGCGCCAAAGCACCGGCGACCGAAGCGTCGGCCAGCCCGGCCAGGGGCGGACGTCGCCAACCCCCGGCACTGGGCCCGCAGCATGCCGACCCTGCAACACCCACGGTCGCGCCACCCGTCAGCCCGCCGACTGCGCCACGCGGACCGACCGTGTCCGGCCCGATCACGCCGCGGGCAACCCGGCCGGACACCGCCGGGCGCCGATCTTCGCGCCGAGCGGCACGGCCGCCGAGCGGCCCGCTGCCATTGCTCAAGATCTGGGCGGTTGCCGCGTCCCTGCTGGCCGTGGTGCTCGGCGGCTTGCTCGGCGTCTCGCTGACGGATGAGGGCGCGCAGGTGCCGGAGCCGCAAGGCCTGTTGATGGCTGCACTGGCCACCGACGGCGGCCGTTGGGTGGTGCAGGCCACCGCCGACGGCGAACAGATTCTGGTGCAGGTGGAAGGCAATCCGAAGATGCCGGACAACCGCAGCGCCGAATTGTGGTGGATCGGCGAAGACGGCACGCCCGTATCGGTTGGCGTCTTGCCGATGACCGGCCGCCAGGTGCACACCCGTGAGGGCCTGACCGGCGATGAGCCGGTGCCGACCTTCGCAGTGAGCATCGAGCCTGAGGGCGGTTCGCCAACGGGCGCGCCCACCGGCAAGGTCATTACCACCTTCACGGCGGTGCGCAGCCTCTAG
- the tatA gene encoding Sec-independent protein translocase subunit TatA has protein sequence MGSFSIWHWLIVLVIVLVIFGTKKLRNAGGDLGAGIKNFKQSMKEGDAEANKNSESLADPEKHASTTTTTQSEKDKV, from the coding sequence ATGGGTTCATTCAGCATTTGGCACTGGTTGATCGTTCTGGTCATCGTGCTGGTCATTTTCGGCACCAAGAAGCTGCGCAATGCCGGGGGTGACCTGGGCGCGGGCATCAAGAACTTCAAACAGTCGATGAAAGAAGGCGACGCCGAAGCCAACAAAAATAGTGAGTCGCTCGCCGATCCAGAGAAGCACGCGTCGACCACCACTACCACGCAGTCTGAAAAAGACAAGGTCTAA
- a CDS encoding phosphoribosyl-ATP diphosphatase — protein sequence MPENDVLARLVEVIRERQKGADPAASYVAGLMAKGDDAILKKVGEEAAEVLIAAKNGAPGPLSNEVADLWFHTLVLLVHKGLSLEDVTDVLAQRFGLSGLAEKAARNH from the coding sequence ATGCCCGAAAACGACGTACTCGCCCGACTGGTCGAAGTGATTCGCGAACGCCAAAAAGGCGCGGATCCAGCGGCGTCGTATGTTGCCGGTCTGATGGCCAAGGGTGACGACGCCATACTGAAAAAGGTCGGCGAAGAAGCCGCCGAGGTTCTGATCGCCGCCAAGAACGGGGCGCCAGGACCGTTGTCCAACGAAGTGGCAGACCTGTGGTTTCACACCCTGGTCCTGCTGGTACACAAGGGCTTGAGCCTGGAGGACGTGACCGACGTCCTGGCCCAACGCTTCGGTCTGTCAGGTCTTGCCGAGAAAGCGGCACGCAATCACTGA
- a CDS encoding DEAD/DEAH box helicase — protein MALHLEFPASPYDPLAPEHRWFPAAEELRASAYDKLLPPLVAKIRQHVEAWRKANYSGASATSRALLTWWFETEHLVEQADGTRAPFRYYFAQREAVETVIWLHDVRKVQDKHDLMRFDASGAVSASQFDEDWPRYVLKLATGAGKTKVLSLLIAWCYFHKTYEPGSTLARNILLIAPNIIVLDRLRADFDGLRIFFNDPVLPDNGYDGCNWRDDFQVALHLQDDVRVVRPTGNLFLTNIHRVYLGDVPQPSLEDEDLRDYFLAPFGAEPTGKTTDSKTDLGELIREIDELAVFNDEAHHIHNPRMAWFKSIQDIHHRMLQKDMRLALQIDVTATPKHNNGAIFVQTVSDYPLVEAIHQNVVKHPVLPDAASRARLSEAQSALFCEKYADYLALGVEEWRKSYAEHETLGKKAVLFVMVDDTRNCDEVGAHLEKICPELAGGVLVIHTKKNGEIAERPTGKDKDELELLRKQSNQIDSWHSPYKAIVSVLMLKEGWDVKNVTVICGLRAYAAKSNILPEQTLGRGLRRMYFGSEMPETVSVMGTSAFMDFVESIQSEGVSFERVAMGGGAQRQDSLVVEVDTQNPDKNLDALDISLPKLGRRYSRDFKSLQDLNPAAFGNPRLPLQPFSPAETREIVFKTMLDAEVHHRVQLDGAGPADWRSVVGFFARQLLKDMRLVGGYDQLYPKVRDFVRDHLFETSPVNLEDPVVLRNLSEAAPGKILFDAFRAGINALTVRDAGVARIEDHIRLRDTRPFRTENRPYLPTQKSVFNRIVGEPNAGGLELAFAKFLEDAPDVLSFAKNYLAVGFKLDYVRANGDLSNYLPDFFAKTTDGTVFVIETKGRAELDLPKKMARLRQWCDDASRASTAAGGATYQFVYVDQDGFERHPPQNFAGLKATFRDYQA, from the coding sequence ATGGCACTGCACCTAGAGTTTCCAGCGTCGCCGTACGACCCGCTAGCGCCTGAGCATCGCTGGTTCCCGGCCGCCGAAGAGCTGCGCGCCAGCGCCTACGACAAACTGCTGCCGCCGCTGGTCGCCAAGATTCGCCAGCATGTCGAAGCCTGGCGTAAGGCCAACTACAGCGGCGCATCTGCGACCTCGCGCGCCTTGCTCACCTGGTGGTTTGAAACCGAACACCTGGTCGAACAGGCAGATGGCACGCGGGCGCCCTTCCGTTACTACTTTGCACAGCGTGAAGCGGTGGAAACCGTGATCTGGCTGCACGACGTGCGTAAGGTGCAGGACAAGCACGACCTGATGCGCTTCGATGCTTCCGGCGCAGTCTCGGCCAGCCAGTTCGACGAAGACTGGCCGCGCTACGTGCTCAAGCTGGCGACCGGCGCGGGCAAAACCAAAGTGCTGTCGCTGCTGATCGCCTGGTGTTACTTCCACAAGACCTATGAGCCGGGTTCCACGCTGGCCCGCAACATCCTGCTGATCGCGCCCAACATCATCGTGCTGGATCGCCTGCGCGCCGATTTCGACGGGCTGAGGATCTTCTTCAATGACCCCGTGCTGCCGGATAACGGCTACGACGGCTGCAACTGGCGCGACGATTTCCAGGTGGCGCTGCATCTTCAGGACGATGTACGCGTCGTACGCCCTACCGGCAATCTGTTTCTCACCAACATCCATCGCGTGTACCTTGGCGATGTGCCGCAACCCTCGCTCGAAGATGAAGACCTGCGCGACTATTTTCTCGCACCCTTCGGCGCCGAGCCCACGGGCAAGACCACCGACAGCAAGACCGACCTTGGCGAGCTGATCCGCGAGATCGACGAACTGGCCGTGTTCAACGACGAAGCGCATCACATCCACAACCCGCGCATGGCCTGGTTCAAGAGCATCCAGGACATTCATCACCGCATGCTGCAAAAGGACATGCGGCTGGCTTTGCAGATTGACGTAACCGCCACACCCAAGCACAACAACGGCGCCATTTTCGTACAGACCGTGTCCGACTACCCGCTGGTGGAGGCCATCCACCAGAACGTGGTCAAGCATCCGGTGCTGCCGGATGCCGCCAGCCGCGCGCGGCTGAGCGAGGCGCAGAGCGCGCTGTTCTGCGAGAAGTACGCGGACTACCTCGCGCTGGGCGTTGAGGAATGGCGGAAGAGTTACGCCGAGCACGAAACGCTCGGCAAGAAGGCCGTGCTGTTCGTCATGGTCGACGACACCCGCAACTGTGATGAAGTGGGCGCACACTTGGAAAAAATTTGCCCCGAGCTGGCAGGCGGCGTACTGGTCATTCACACCAAAAAGAACGGTGAGATCGCCGAGCGGCCCACTGGCAAGGACAAGGACGAGCTGGAACTGCTGCGCAAGCAATCCAACCAGATCGACTCCTGGCATTCTCCGTACAAGGCCATCGTCAGCGTACTGATGTTGAAAGAAGGCTGGGACGTGAAAAACGTCACCGTCATTTGCGGCCTGCGCGCTTATGCCGCAAAGAGCAACATCCTTCCAGAACAGACGCTCGGGCGCGGTTTGCGCCGTATGTACTTCGGCTCCGAGATGCCGGAGACCGTTTCGGTCATGGGCACATCGGCGTTCATGGATTTCGTTGAATCCATCCAGAGCGAGGGCGTCAGCTTCGAGCGTGTCGCCATGGGCGGCGGCGCTCAGCGCCAGGATTCGCTGGTGGTGGAAGTAGACACGCAAAACCCGGACAAGAACCTCGACGCGCTCGACATCAGCCTGCCCAAGCTCGGTCGCCGCTACAGCCGCGACTTCAAGTCGCTGCAAGACCTCAACCCGGCTGCATTTGGCAATCCGCGCCTGCCGTTACAGCCGTTTTCGCCGGCAGAAACGCGCGAGATCGTGTTCAAGACCATGCTCGACGCCGAGGTCCACCACCGCGTCCAGCTCGATGGCGCTGGTCCGGCTGACTGGCGCTCGGTGGTCGGCTTCTTTGCGCGGCAACTGCTCAAGGACATGCGTCTGGTCGGCGGCTACGACCAGCTCTATCCCAAGGTGCGTGACTTCGTCCGCGATCATCTGTTCGAGACTTCGCCGGTAAATCTCGAAGACCCGGTCGTGCTGCGCAATCTTTCCGAAGCGGCGCCGGGAAAGATTCTGTTCGACGCGTTCCGCGCCGGCATCAATGCGCTGACGGTGCGCGATGCAGGCGTCGCTCGCATCGAAGACCACATCCGTCTGCGCGACACTCGGCCGTTCCGTACCGAGAACCGGCCATACTTGCCCACCCAGAAATCCGTGTTTAACCGAATTGTCGGCGAGCCCAACGCAGGCGGCCTGGAACTGGCCTTCGCCAAATTTCTGGAAGACGCGCCAGATGTGCTCAGCTTTGCCAAGAACTACCTCGCCGTAGGCTTCAAGCTCGATTACGTTCGGGCTAACGGCGATCTGTCGAACTACCTGCCCGACTTCTTCGCCAAAACCACCGACGGCACGGTGTTCGTGATCGAAACCAAAGGCCGCGCCGAGCTGGATTTGCCGAAAAAAATGGCGCGACTCAGGCAATGGTGTGACGACGCCTCCCGTGCCAGCACGGCTGCGGGCGGGGCGACGTACCAGTTCGTCTACGTCGATCAGGACGGTTTTGAGCGTCATCCGCCCCAAAACTTTGCCGGGCTAAAGGCGACGTTTCGGGACTATCAAGCGTGA
- the tatC gene encoding twin-arginine translocase subunit TatC, whose amino-acid sequence MSGNAKVDGKEQPLMAHLLEMRDRLLRIVLGMMVVFIPLTFVARDVYTVIATPLMGLLPEGTTMIATEVASPFFAPIKLAAALAFIISMPWTLWQTWSFIAPGLYKTEQRFVAPLMLSSTLLFYSGIAFAYFAVLPTVFGFLIGMAPDGVSVMTDISSYLSFVLTLFIAFGLAFETPVAIVLMVQTGLVTTAKLKNIREYVFIGAFVLGAIFTPPDIISQFMLAVPVYLLYELGIFISRWVTPSNAEDEAQPRENDAG is encoded by the coding sequence ATGAGCGGCAACGCAAAGGTCGACGGCAAGGAACAGCCGCTGATGGCGCATCTGCTGGAGATGCGCGACCGGCTGCTGCGCATCGTGCTCGGCATGATGGTGGTGTTCATCCCGCTCACCTTCGTCGCACGCGACGTCTACACCGTCATCGCAACGCCGTTGATGGGTCTGCTGCCGGAAGGCACCACCATGATCGCGACCGAGGTCGCCTCGCCATTCTTCGCGCCCATCAAGCTGGCGGCGGCGCTGGCGTTCATCATTTCCATGCCGTGGACGCTGTGGCAGACGTGGTCGTTCATCGCGCCCGGCCTGTACAAAACCGAGCAGCGCTTCGTCGCGCCGCTGATGCTGTCGTCGACGCTGCTGTTCTATTCGGGCATCGCCTTCGCCTACTTCGCGGTCCTGCCAACGGTGTTCGGCTTCCTCATCGGCATGGCACCAGACGGCGTGTCGGTGATGACCGACATCAGCTCTTACCTGAGCTTCGTGCTGACCCTGTTCATCGCCTTTGGGCTCGCGTTTGAAACGCCGGTGGCCATCGTGTTGATGGTGCAGACCGGCTTGGTCACGACCGCCAAGCTGAAGAACATTCGCGAATACGTGTTCATCGGCGCGTTCGTGCTGGGCGCGATCTTCACGCCGCCCGACATCATTTCGCAGTTCATGCTCGCCGTGCCGGTCTATCTGCTCTACGAGTTGGGCATCTTCATCTCGCGCTGGGTCACCCCGAGCAACGCCGAGGATGAGGCGCAGCCGCGTGAGAACGACGCGGGCTGA